Proteins co-encoded in one Arthrobacter alpinus genomic window:
- a CDS encoding response regulator, protein MSTPSPIRVLVVDDEPIALAAHAAYVRRLDGFEVVAEAHGMQAALDALNDPAIPAVQLLLLDMNLTDGHGLDLLRRIHGLGLVPDVVAITAVRDVHVVRSAIALGITAYLIKPFTFSAFREKLENYRSYHSVLADRAQTSQESIDLALSALRPTGKLVLPKGMLTETLRTVVDWLRTHEHPASATEAAAELAMSRVTARRYLDHLVETGSASKSPRHGSPGRPELEYRWLLPH, encoded by the coding sequence ATGAGCACCCCTTCCCCCATCCGGGTCCTCGTGGTGGACGATGAACCAATTGCGTTGGCCGCGCACGCAGCCTATGTGCGCCGACTGGACGGCTTTGAGGTGGTGGCCGAGGCACATGGCATGCAGGCGGCATTGGATGCACTGAACGATCCCGCCATCCCTGCCGTGCAGCTGCTTCTGCTGGATATGAACCTGACCGACGGGCACGGCCTGGACCTGCTGCGCCGCATCCACGGGCTGGGACTAGTCCCCGATGTTGTGGCGATCACGGCGGTCCGCGATGTCCACGTGGTGCGATCGGCCATTGCGCTGGGCATCACGGCGTACCTGATCAAGCCCTTCACTTTTTCCGCGTTCCGGGAAAAACTGGAGAACTACCGCAGCTACCACTCCGTGCTGGCGGACAGGGCACAGACCTCGCAGGAATCCATCGATCTGGCGCTATCGGCATTGCGGCCTACCGGGAAATTGGTGCTGCCCAAGGGCATGCTGACGGAGACGCTTCGCACGGTAGTTGATTGGCTCCGCACCCATGAACATCCGGCATCAGCCACCGAGGCCGCTGCCGAACTGGCCATGTCCCGGGTGACTGCACGGCGGTATCTGGATCACTTGGTGGAAACCGGTTCCGCCAGTAAGTCGCCACGGCACGGTTCCCCCGGCCGCCCGGAGCTGGAGTACCGCTGGCTACTCCCCCATTGA
- a CDS encoding DeoR/GlpR family DNA-binding transcription regulator, whose translation MNRTERLTAILNLLAAEGQVEVDEIVEKLAVSPATARRDLDSLANERLLTRTRGGATSGSVSYDLPGRYNRDDHAEEKQQIAHAASALIPKGAVIGLCGGTTSTALAQVLSTREDLMVQSNRPTLTVVTNAINIAAQLAIRPNFKIMVTGGIVNPRSYELVGPYADTILARVALDFAFIGVNGIEPGSGPTTNDEGEASVNSKMARRASEAYILADASKIGKRAFATMEEHDFRNLITDSRITAAQLAAFNEAGTHVIVAPEIQR comes from the coding sequence ATGAACAGAACTGAACGACTCACCGCGATCTTGAACCTGCTTGCCGCAGAGGGACAGGTGGAGGTCGATGAAATCGTGGAGAAACTCGCCGTTTCTCCTGCGACGGCACGCCGCGATCTGGACTCACTGGCCAACGAGCGCTTGCTGACACGTACCCGTGGTGGGGCCACGAGCGGTTCTGTTTCCTATGACCTTCCTGGGCGGTACAACCGCGACGATCATGCCGAAGAAAAGCAGCAGATCGCCCATGCCGCCAGTGCGCTGATTCCCAAAGGTGCTGTCATTGGGCTGTGTGGTGGAACCACCAGCACGGCCTTGGCCCAGGTCTTATCCACGCGTGAGGACCTGATGGTCCAATCGAACCGGCCCACCTTGACCGTGGTCACCAACGCCATCAACATTGCCGCCCAGCTGGCCATCCGCCCCAACTTCAAGATCATGGTCACCGGCGGCATCGTTAACCCGCGCTCTTACGAGTTGGTGGGACCGTACGCTGACACCATCTTGGCGCGCGTGGCCCTGGACTTCGCCTTCATTGGTGTCAACGGCATCGAGCCCGGTTCCGGCCCCACTACCAATGATGAGGGTGAGGCGTCGGTGAACTCCAAGATGGCCCGCCGCGCCTCCGAGGCCTACATTTTGGCTGACGCCTCCAAGATTGGAAAACGGGCCTTCGCCACCATGGAGGAACATGATTTCCGCAACCTCATTACTGATTCACGGATCACGGCAGCTCAATTGGCAGCCTTCAACGAGGCCGGAACGCATGTGATTGTGGCCCCCGAGATTCAGCGCTAA
- a CDS encoding class II fructose-bisphosphate aldolase, with amino-acid sequence MALSNTRDIMDLAAKAGTGQGAFNVIHLETIEGLIGGAEAAGRPVILQISENCAAYHGGLEPVALATLAAARKASVPVAVHLDHAEDEALAYQAVDLGFGSIMFDGAHFEYEQNVEVTARVAAYAHERGVYVEAELGKVGGKDGAHAPGVLTDPTEAAAFVAATGVDALAVAVGSSHAMTERSAALNLSRIAELKAALEVPLVLHGSSGVSDENIVAAIAAGMTKINVSTHLNGFFTRAVRSYLDENPAVVDSRKYLGAGRAALIPEVARLLDLFAGATHSHN; translated from the coding sequence ATGGCTTTGAGCAACACTCGCGACATCATGGATCTAGCGGCGAAGGCCGGCACCGGCCAGGGTGCGTTCAACGTGATCCACCTCGAGACCATCGAGGGTCTCATTGGCGGCGCCGAAGCAGCCGGACGCCCTGTCATCTTGCAGATCTCGGAGAACTGCGCCGCGTACCACGGCGGCCTGGAGCCGGTAGCTTTGGCCACTTTGGCTGCTGCGCGCAAGGCCTCCGTGCCGGTGGCAGTTCACCTTGACCATGCCGAAGATGAGGCGTTGGCGTACCAAGCCGTTGATCTGGGCTTTGGCTCCATCATGTTCGACGGCGCGCACTTTGAGTATGAGCAAAATGTTGAGGTGACGGCCCGCGTGGCCGCTTATGCCCACGAGCGCGGCGTGTACGTTGAAGCGGAGCTGGGCAAGGTGGGCGGCAAGGATGGTGCGCACGCCCCCGGTGTGTTGACCGATCCCACCGAGGCTGCCGCGTTTGTGGCTGCTACTGGCGTGGACGCACTGGCAGTGGCCGTTGGTTCATCGCACGCCATGACTGAGCGCAGTGCTGCCCTGAACCTTTCCCGTATTGCGGAGCTGAAGGCTGCCTTGGAGGTGCCGTTGGTGCTGCACGGGTCCTCTGGAGTGTCCGATGAGAACATTGTGGCAGCGATTGCCGCAGGCATGACCAAAATTAACGTGTCAACGCATTTGAATGGCTTCTTCACGCGTGCTGTGCGCAGCTACCTGGACGAAAATCCTGCGGTGGTGGATTCACGCAAGTACCTTGGCGCCGGCCGTGCAGCCCTGATTCCGGAAGTTGCGCGGTTGCTGGACCTTTTTGCCGGCGCGACCCACAGCCACAACTAA
- a CDS encoding 1-phosphofructokinase family hexose kinase, protein MASPAGEASATPPTGPANNVVLTVTPNPAVDLTYTVAGVHLGSSHRVPTPLSRAGGKGLNVSRVAHQLGHPTLAIATAGGATGEQLRQDLESAGIWHQLVSVAAPTRRTIALVDTAANNTTSIFNEVGPALAAAEWQALAAAVVDNLAGVQTPHGVRRPGVLVGSGSLPDQAPADFYPALVALAHAAGVPAIIDTSGDGILAAAKAGADLLKPNNHELMEAVGESNLVAAARTLMRLGARRVLVSVGEEGMLALSADAPGRYLQARLPAPLSGNPTGAGDAAVSAAAVALANGEADLREILRQATAWSAAAVLMPGAGEISPTYAELASALIVTDH, encoded by the coding sequence TTGGCGAGCCCAGCCGGCGAAGCCTCGGCCACGCCGCCAACCGGCCCAGCCAATAACGTGGTCCTGACCGTTACGCCGAACCCTGCCGTGGACCTCACCTACACGGTTGCCGGAGTGCACCTTGGCTCCTCGCACCGGGTGCCGACGCCGCTGAGCCGCGCAGGCGGCAAGGGCCTGAACGTTTCACGCGTGGCGCATCAGCTGGGTCACCCCACGCTGGCCATTGCCACCGCTGGCGGCGCTACGGGGGAGCAACTCCGGCAGGATCTGGAATCTGCCGGGATCTGGCACCAACTGGTTTCCGTGGCGGCACCGACCCGCCGCACCATTGCGCTCGTCGATACCGCTGCGAATAACACCACGAGCATTTTCAATGAGGTTGGCCCGGCGCTGGCCGCCGCCGAATGGCAAGCGCTGGCGGCTGCTGTGGTGGATAACCTTGCCGGAGTTCAGACGCCCCACGGCGTGCGCCGGCCAGGTGTCTTGGTGGGCTCGGGCTCCCTGCCGGATCAGGCACCTGCTGATTTCTACCCGGCGTTGGTGGCACTGGCCCACGCGGCAGGCGTACCTGCCATCATTGACACCTCCGGCGACGGCATTCTGGCCGCAGCCAAGGCCGGCGCGGATCTCCTCAAGCCCAACAACCACGAGTTAATGGAAGCTGTGGGGGAGAGCAATCTGGTTGCCGCTGCCCGAACGCTCATGAGACTGGGGGCCCGACGCGTTCTGGTGAGCGTGGGTGAAGAAGGCATGCTGGCCTTGAGCGCTGATGCCCCCGGCCGCTACCTGCAGGCCAGGCTCCCCGCACCGTTGAGCGGAAACCCCACCGGTGCGGGAGACGCGGCGGTGAGTGCGGCCGCCGTCGCACTTGCCAATGGGGAAGCAGACCTGCGGGAAATCCTGCGCCAAGCCACCGCATGGAGTGCTGCGGCAGTCCTCATGCCCGGCGCCGGTGAAATCTCGCCCACGTACGCCGAGTTGGCCAGCGCGCTCATCGTCACCGACCACTAA
- a CDS encoding ROK family protein codes for MNTLTNRDGDPGAQHTAELVDAVLAFDIGGTDMKSGIILGDITSGDIEVMDVARNPTPLDGARSGETVCARIVELTAVYRAAHPELNFSAVGVTVPGIVDETAGIGVYSSNLGWKDFPFTATLSEALGLPVGFGHDVGMAGEAEFRLGAAVGKKDVLILVIGTGIAGAVLCDGRRVAGGGYAGEIGHALVPAPDGSLVIMESLGSAGAVARRYTEATGNTVAGARTVVALAAAGDAAASAVWGDAINALAFSIAQCVSILGTETVVLGGGLSMAGAALFEPLAARVDELLTFHRRPEYLHAALGENAGLIGSALKARSLAAKA; via the coding sequence ATGAACACCTTGACCAACCGCGATGGCGATCCCGGCGCTCAGCACACCGCCGAGCTGGTGGATGCCGTTCTGGCCTTTGACATTGGCGGAACTGACATGAAATCCGGGATCATTCTCGGCGACATAACCAGCGGTGACATTGAGGTCATGGATGTTGCGCGCAACCCCACGCCACTTGACGGTGCCCGCTCGGGTGAGACCGTCTGCGCCAGGATTGTGGAGCTGACGGCTGTGTACCGTGCGGCCCACCCTGAGCTGAATTTCTCCGCCGTGGGGGTGACGGTGCCGGGCATTGTGGATGAAACCGCAGGCATTGGCGTTTACTCCTCCAACTTGGGCTGGAAGGACTTTCCCTTTACGGCGACCTTGAGCGAGGCGCTCGGTCTCCCTGTGGGATTCGGGCACGACGTCGGCATGGCCGGTGAAGCTGAATTCCGTCTGGGTGCCGCTGTGGGCAAGAAGGATGTGCTCATCTTGGTGATTGGCACCGGTATTGCCGGGGCAGTTTTGTGCGACGGTCGCCGTGTGGCTGGTGGCGGATATGCGGGCGAGATTGGCCATGCTCTGGTCCCGGCGCCCGACGGTTCCTTGGTCATCATGGAGTCGCTGGGCTCCGCAGGTGCAGTTGCCAGGCGCTACACCGAGGCCACCGGCAACACTGTTGCTGGCGCCCGCACCGTGGTGGCTCTGGCCGCCGCAGGCGACGCCGCCGCCAGCGCTGTATGGGGCGATGCCATCAATGCCCTGGCATTTAGTATTGCCCAGTGCGTGTCCATCCTGGGAACCGAAACCGTAGTCCTGGGAGGCGGGCTTTCCATGGCCGGAGCTGCCCTCTTTGAACCTCTGGCCGCCCGCGTGGATGAGCTGCTCACGTTCCACCGCCGCCCCGAATACCTGCATGCGGCGTTGGGTGAAAACGCTGGACTCATTGGTTCGGCACTGAAGGCACGGAGCCTGGCGGCGAAAGCATGA
- a CDS encoding SIS domain-containing protein: MSENTQLGPFMDAELVSQPEVWAKAIAQSKSENLLPADGQRVAVIGCGTSWFMAQSYATARETAGKGVTDAFAASEAFLGAERGYDAVIAITRSGTTTEVLEILTAIKGTVRTVALVGDINSPIMTLADAVVELPYADEKSVVQTRFATTALTYLLTSVGVDLTAAIEDAKTAVTAPVEQELIDAEQFTFLGTGWTVGLAHEAGLKMREAVQGWTESYPAKEYRHGPISIAAPNRVTWMFGDQPEGLDRDMVKTGALYINTTVHPLAELARVHRVTLERARARGMNPDLPRNLTRSVILDD; the protein is encoded by the coding sequence ATGAGCGAGAACACCCAGCTTGGCCCCTTCATGGACGCCGAACTTGTCAGCCAGCCCGAAGTTTGGGCCAAGGCCATTGCCCAGTCCAAGAGCGAGAATCTGTTGCCTGCTGATGGACAGCGCGTGGCCGTCATTGGCTGCGGTACCTCGTGGTTCATGGCGCAGAGCTACGCCACTGCGCGCGAAACTGCCGGTAAGGGTGTCACTGACGCCTTTGCTGCCTCAGAGGCTTTCCTCGGTGCCGAGCGCGGCTATGACGCCGTCATTGCCATCACCCGCTCAGGTACCACCACCGAGGTGCTGGAAATCCTGACGGCCATCAAGGGCACCGTGCGCACCGTTGCGCTGGTGGGCGATATCAACTCTCCGATCATGACGTTGGCTGACGCCGTCGTCGAGCTTCCTTACGCCGATGAGAAGTCAGTGGTGCAGACCCGTTTCGCCACCACGGCACTGACGTACCTGCTGACCAGCGTTGGCGTTGATCTGACCGCGGCCATTGAAGATGCCAAGACAGCCGTTACCGCCCCGGTTGAGCAGGAGCTCATTGACGCCGAGCAGTTCACCTTCCTGGGCACCGGTTGGACTGTGGGTCTGGCTCACGAGGCTGGCCTGAAGATGCGCGAAGCAGTGCAGGGCTGGACGGAATCGTACCCGGCCAAGGAATACCGTCACGGCCCCATCTCCATCGCCGCCCCGAACCGAGTCACCTGGATGTTCGGCGATCAGCCCGAGGGTCTGGATCGCGACATGGTCAAGACCGGTGCCCTGTACATCAACACCACTGTGCACCCGTTGGCGGAGCTGGCCCGCGTGCACCGCGTCACGCTGGAGCGCGCCCGCGCCCGCGGCATGAACCCGGACCTGCCGCGCAACCTGACCCGATCGGTCATCCTGGACGACTAG